A portion of the Cryptomeria japonica chromosome 5, Sugi_1.0, whole genome shotgun sequence genome contains these proteins:
- the LOC131034657 gene encoding ADP-ribosylation factor 1-like isoform X2 produces the protein MVGLDASGKSTILYNLKLGEVIRTIPTVGFNSETVKHKNVELVVCDVGGQESMRPLWRHYIGDSKGLIYVVDSDDKERIAEARDLLHALLKEEALRDAALLVFANKNDFPNAMSVAETSEKLELHRLPRHHWHVESSCATSGEGLYKGLDWLCKMICR, from the coding sequence ATGGTGGGTCTTGATGCTTCTGGTAAATCCACAATTCTATATAACCTAAAACTAGGGGAAGTTATTCGAACCATTCCCACGGTGGGATTTAATTCGGAAACAGTGAAGCACAAAAACGTTGAGTTGGTTGTGTGTGATGTTGGGGGCCAAGAAAGTATGAGGCCACTGTGGAGACACTACATTGGGGATTCCAAGGGACTTATATACGTGGTGGATAGCGATGACAAGGAACGTATTGCAGAGGCAAGAGATTTGTTGCACGCTCTTCTCAAAGAGGAGGCATTGCGAGATGCTGCTCTTCTTGTGTTTGCCAACAAGAATGATTTTCCCAATGCAATGAGTGTTGCAGAGACAAGTGAGAAGCTTGAATTGCACCGTTTGCCTCGCCACCATTGGCATGTTGAGAGCTCCTGTGCTACTTCTGGTGAAGGTCTCTATAAAGGCCTGGATTGgctttgtaaaatgatatgtagatAG
- the LOC131034657 gene encoding ADP-ribosylation factor 1-like isoform X1, translating into MGIKSSKISHLTKGLRILMVGLDASGKSTILYNLKLGEVIRTIPTVGFNSETVKHKNVELVVCDVGGQESMRPLWRHYIGDSKGLIYVVDSDDKERIAEARDLLHALLKEEALRDAALLVFANKNDFPNAMSVAETSEKLELHRLPRHHWHVESSCATSGEGLYKGLDWLCKMICR; encoded by the coding sequence ATGGGCATCAAATCAAGCAAAATCTCACACCTTACAAAGGGGTTACGTATTCTGATGGTGGGTCTTGATGCTTCTGGTAAATCCACAATTCTATATAACCTAAAACTAGGGGAAGTTATTCGAACCATTCCCACGGTGGGATTTAATTCGGAAACAGTGAAGCACAAAAACGTTGAGTTGGTTGTGTGTGATGTTGGGGGCCAAGAAAGTATGAGGCCACTGTGGAGACACTACATTGGGGATTCCAAGGGACTTATATACGTGGTGGATAGCGATGACAAGGAACGTATTGCAGAGGCAAGAGATTTGTTGCACGCTCTTCTCAAAGAGGAGGCATTGCGAGATGCTGCTCTTCTTGTGTTTGCCAACAAGAATGATTTTCCCAATGCAATGAGTGTTGCAGAGACAAGTGAGAAGCTTGAATTGCACCGTTTGCCTCGCCACCATTGGCATGTTGAGAGCTCCTGTGCTACTTCTGGTGAAGGTCTCTATAAAGGCCTGGATTGgctttgtaaaatgatatgtagatAG